A region of Carassius auratus strain Wakin chromosome 11, ASM336829v1, whole genome shotgun sequence DNA encodes the following proteins:
- the LOC113110721 gene encoding tubulin-specific chaperone E-like isoform X1, translated as MTSLPVAGSVDHHHHQMMMKTQEVLEDAVGRRVSCDGERGTVRYVGPVLPTTGLWLGVEWDDPERGKHDGSHEGVRYFTCRHPTGGSFVRPKKASFGVDYVTALKQRYEVELQEVIGEELKISSKTVMMVGFEDIKQKQRLENLTEVGLRRCEVSGPGAENEIRNTTPLAQSLDLSGNLLSSWEVLAAITEQLESLRELQLSQNRLSISSEPSRLSPAFSCLRLLSLNSCALTWTQVSYMSLYVVLLCAYSLVH; from the exons AtgacgtcacttcctgttgccgGTTCTGTAG atcatcatcatcatcagatgatgatgaagacTCAGGAGGTGTTGGAGGATGCTGTGGGCAGACGTGTGAGCTGTGATGGAGAGAGAGGAACTGTCCGTTACGTTGGTCCAGTTCTTCCCACCACAG GACTGTGGTTGGGAGTGGAGTGGGATGATCCAGAGAGAGGAAAGCACGACGGGAGTCATGAAGGAGTGCGATACTTCACCTGCAG ACACCCGACGGGCGGCTCGTTCGTTCGGCCCAAGAAGGCCAGCTTCGGTGTGGATTACGTGACGGCTCTGAAGCAGCGCTACGAGGTGGAGCTACAGGAGGTTATCGGAGAAGAGCTGAAGATCTCCAGCAAAACCGTGATGATGGTCGGCTTCGAGGACATCAAGCAGAAACAGAG GCTGGAGAACCTGACAGAAGTCGGTCTGAGGAGATGCGAGGTGTCTGGTCCAGGTGCAGAGAACGAGATCAGAAACACCACACCAC TGGCTCAGTCTCTGGATCTTTCTGGAAACCTGCTGAGCTCATGGGAGGTGCTGGCGGCGATCACCGAGCAGCTGGAGTCTCTGAGGGAGCTACAGCTCAG TCAAAACAGATTGAGCATCTCCAGTGAGCCGAGCCGTTTAAGCCCCGCCTTCTCCTGTCTGAGACTGCTGTCACTCAACAGCTGCGCGCTCACCTGGACTCAGGTCAGTTATATGAGCTTATATGTTGTTTTGCTTTGTGCTTATTCTCTAGTGCACtga
- the LOC113110721 gene encoding tubulin-specific chaperone E-like isoform X2 — protein sequence MMMKTQEVLEDAVGRRVSCDGERGTVRYVGPVLPTTGLWLGVEWDDPERGKHDGSHEGVRYFTCRHPTGGSFVRPKKASFGVDYVTALKQRYEVELQEVIGEELKISSKTVMMVGFEDIKQKQRLENLTEVGLRRCEVSGPGAENEIRNTTPLAQSLDLSGNLLSSWEVLAAITEQLESLRELQLSQNRLSISSEPSRLSPAFSCLRLLSLNSCALTWTQVSYMSLYVVLLCAYSLVH from the exons atgatgatgaagacTCAGGAGGTGTTGGAGGATGCTGTGGGCAGACGTGTGAGCTGTGATGGAGAGAGAGGAACTGTCCGTTACGTTGGTCCAGTTCTTCCCACCACAG GACTGTGGTTGGGAGTGGAGTGGGATGATCCAGAGAGAGGAAAGCACGACGGGAGTCATGAAGGAGTGCGATACTTCACCTGCAG ACACCCGACGGGCGGCTCGTTCGTTCGGCCCAAGAAGGCCAGCTTCGGTGTGGATTACGTGACGGCTCTGAAGCAGCGCTACGAGGTGGAGCTACAGGAGGTTATCGGAGAAGAGCTGAAGATCTCCAGCAAAACCGTGATGATGGTCGGCTTCGAGGACATCAAGCAGAAACAGAG GCTGGAGAACCTGACAGAAGTCGGTCTGAGGAGATGCGAGGTGTCTGGTCCAGGTGCAGAGAACGAGATCAGAAACACCACACCAC TGGCTCAGTCTCTGGATCTTTCTGGAAACCTGCTGAGCTCATGGGAGGTGCTGGCGGCGATCACCGAGCAGCTGGAGTCTCTGAGGGAGCTACAGCTCAG TCAAAACAGATTGAGCATCTCCAGTGAGCCGAGCCGTTTAAGCCCCGCCTTCTCCTGTCTGAGACTGCTGTCACTCAACAGCTGCGCGCTCACCTGGACTCAGGTCAGTTATATGAGCTTATATGTTGTTTTGCTTTGTGCTTATTCTCTAGTGCACtga
- the rbm34 gene encoding RNA-binding protein 34 has protein sequence MRKKQSVKSGDDGDAGDYTVGQVSSSLFPEKHQTGALSSLFSSASSADALVFVPAPKTESKVTPSESTDVKGQGHVQKQKSKKTPKTLSAGEKKLQDRESALQNADDEGQTSLKKVKLKRTDETTEEERPVKHRRPVKNMAEERIKMKRTVFVGNLPPSCTKKMLLSLFKQAGAIESVRFRSVVQEDPTMSRKVAAIQRKVHPKKQNINAYIVFKEEETAAGALKWNGQEIQPGFHIRVDRVSQHSGHDHKRSIFVGNLPYDVTERPLREHFEDCGNVEAVRLVRDRESGMGKGFGYVLFESPDSVMLALKLNGSKLLDRNIRVKRSVKKEKVKKTPPGRPSGVKGSKQDTRDKNFKTNPGKKQTPASSFKGEMADPMAKRGKGLKKKFKHKKKNPNVHI, from the exons ATGAGGAAAAAGCAGTCTGTAAAGAG TGGAGATGACGGAGATGCTGGAGATTACACGGTCGGTCAGGTGTCCAGCAGCCTGTTCCCAGAAAAACACCAAACTGGAGCTTTATCATCTTTATTCTCCTCCGCATCATCTGCAGACGCTTTAGTCTTCGTTCCTGCACCGAAG ACTGAATCTAAAGTCACACCGTCTGAGAGCACTGATGTCAAAGGTCAGGGGCACGTTCAGAAACAGAAATCGAAAAAGACTCCAAAGACGCTCTCGGCGGGTGAGAAGAAGCTACAGGACAG AGAGAGCGCTCTACAGAATGCAGATGATGAAGGACAAACCAGTCTAAAGAAAGTCAAACTCAAGCGCACTGATGAAACGACAGAAGAGGAGCGGCCCGTTAAACACAGAAGGCCCGTAAAGAACATGGCAGAGGAGCGAATCAAAATGAAACGAACGGTGTTTGTGGGAAATCTCCCTCCCAGCTGCACCAAGAAG atgcttttgtcTCTGTTCAAGCAGGCTGGAGCCATCGAGTCGGTCCGCTTCCGTTCAGTG GTACAAGAAGACCCAACTATGTCCCGTAAAGTGGCAGCTATCCA GAGGAAAGTTCATCCCAAAAAACAGAATATTAATGCTTACATCGTCTTCAAAGAGGAGGAAACCGCAGCTGGCGCTCTGAAATG GAATGGGCAGGAGATTCAGCCGGGGTTTCATATCCGAGTGGACCGTGTCTCCCAGCACAGTGGA cATGATCATAAGAGGTCCATATTTGTGGGGAATTTACCGTACG ATGTAACCGAGCGACCTTTGCGTGAACACTTCGAGGATTGTGGGAATGTGGAGGCTGTGCGTTTGGTGCGAGATCGAGAGTCTGGGATGGGGAAGGGCTTCGGATACGTCCTGTTCGAG AGCCCAGATTCGGTGATGTTGGCACTGAAACTCAACGGCTCCAAATTACTAGATCGAAACATCAGGGTGAAGCGATCAGTAAAGAAGGAAAAAGTGAAGAAAACCCCTCCAGGACGACCTTCAGGAGTCAAAGGGTCAAAGCAAGACACCAGAGATAAGAACTTTAAGACGAATCCTGGCAAGAAACAGACACCAGCTTCGTCGTTCAAAGGAGAGATGGCAGATCCTATGGCTAAGAGAGGCAAAGGACTAAAAAAGAAATTTAAGCACAAGAAAAAGAATCCTAATGTTCATATTTAA